The Paenibacillus macerans genome includes a window with the following:
- a CDS encoding response regulator transcription factor yields MYTILIVEDDMKIADKLGSSMMKYDFDARVVEDFSRVLDSFLETQPDLVLLDVNLPKFDGFYWCRQIRAKSLCPIIFISARDGQMDQVMALENGADDYITKPFDMEIVMAKIRSQLRRAVGAYASGRGQERTLEYAGIVLYPERYMASYEGNTIDFTQKEADLLAMLMEKGGRVVSRERLLDMMWEDQHFIDDNTLNVYITRVRRKLRELGAGDLIETVRGAGYRIAADKEPPKEPPA; encoded by the coding sequence GTGTATACGATCCTCATTGTCGAGGATGACATGAAAATCGCGGACAAGCTGGGCTCGTCCATGATGAAATATGATTTTGACGCCCGGGTTGTGGAGGATTTCAGCCGGGTCCTGGACTCGTTCCTGGAAACGCAGCCCGATTTGGTGCTGCTGGACGTGAACCTGCCGAAATTCGACGGCTTCTATTGGTGCCGGCAAATCCGGGCGAAGTCGCTTTGCCCGATCATCTTCATCTCCGCGCGCGACGGTCAGATGGATCAGGTCATGGCGCTAGAAAACGGGGCGGACGATTACATAACGAAACCGTTCGACATGGAGATTGTGATGGCCAAAATCCGCAGCCAGCTTCGCCGCGCCGTGGGGGCTTACGCCTCCGGCCGGGGGCAGGAACGGACGCTCGAATACGCAGGGATCGTGCTGTACCCGGAACGTTATATGGCCTCTTACGAAGGGAACACGATTGATTTTACGCAAAAAGAAGCCGACCTGCTGGCCATGCTGATGGAAAAAGGCGGCCGGGTCGTCAGCCGGGAGCGGCTGCTGGATATGATGTGGGAGGATCAGCATTTTATCGACGACAATACGCTGAACGTCTATATTACGAGGGTGCGCCGGAAACTGAGGGAGCTGGGAGCGGGAGACCTCATCGAAACGGTCCGGGGCGCCGGCTACCGGATCGCGGCGGACAAGGAGCCGCCCAAGGAGCCTCCGGCATGA
- a CDS encoding ankyrin repeat domain-containing protein: protein MKQLLGAGAALLIAGVLLGACGSRGDMSGNNPQVDKAAAKETATNAASSDTKGAADTKEPSVAQEKCESFYPHGGGASAADIVVDDEGPTVILAAEDGMRTEYGLSGAAMNASVEALMKLKACGVDLNTPDAQGETALLLAVGSKAYASDSQEATKYDVVVDYLLEQKVNVNAKSKAGQTAYTVAYANQDQRNVERLEPYATSEERATAKLYTELGNLTLKEVKRLVEQDHADVNAGFGQHEFPSFFAAVELGRTDVAAYLIQHGADLSLRPGDEGGISVLHYAVSFGNLPLTKLLLEGNYGFDVNEADGLGCPLLSRAVSQSDYEMVSYLIGQGAEVNVTYSDFGEELTILQNVDEDDPNGLKIKQLLIEHGAK from the coding sequence ATGAAACAGTTGCTGGGAGCAGGAGCCGCATTGCTGATCGCCGGCGTGCTGCTGGGAGCGTGCGGCAGCCGTGGGGATATGTCCGGGAACAACCCCCAGGTGGACAAAGCTGCCGCGAAGGAGACTGCAACCAATGCCGCCTCTTCCGATACTAAAGGGGCTGCCGATACTAAAGAACCAAGCGTTGCTCAAGAAAAATGCGAGTCTTTTTATCCGCATGGCGGCGGGGCGTCCGCTGCCGATATCGTGGTGGATGACGAGGGGCCGACGGTGATATTGGCAGCCGAGGATGGGATGCGAACGGAATATGGACTATCCGGCGCGGCGATGAACGCAAGCGTGGAGGCGTTGATGAAGCTTAAGGCCTGCGGAGTGGACTTGAATACGCCGGACGCTCAAGGAGAGACAGCCTTGCTGCTGGCTGTCGGAAGCAAAGCGTATGCATCTGATAGTCAGGAAGCGACCAAGTATGACGTGGTTGTGGATTATTTGCTGGAGCAGAAGGTGAACGTAAATGCCAAATCGAAAGCCGGCCAAACCGCCTATACGGTCGCTTATGCGAATCAAGATCAGCGAAACGTAGAGAGATTGGAGCCCTATGCAACCAGTGAAGAACGCGCCACGGCAAAATTGTATACGGAACTTGGCAACCTGACCTTGAAAGAGGTGAAGCGGTTGGTAGAGCAGGATCACGCCGATGTGAACGCGGGATTCGGCCAGCATGAATTTCCGTCCTTCTTCGCCGCCGTGGAGCTTGGCCGGACGGATGTCGCGGCCTATCTGATCCAGCATGGAGCCGATTTGTCCCTGCGGCCGGGCGATGAAGGCGGGATATCGGTCCTCCATTATGCGGTGTCATTTGGTAACCTGCCGCTAACCAAACTGCTGCTGGAAGGAAATTACGGCTTTGATGTCAATGAGGCGGATGGTTTGGGATGTCCCTTGTTATCCCGGGCTGTAAGCCAGTCGGATTATGAGATGGTCAGCTATCTGATCGGGCAAGGGGCCGAAGTCAACGTGACGTATTCGGACTTTGGAGAAGAACTTACGATTCTGCAAAATGTCGACGAAGATGATCCAAACGGCCTCAAAATCAAGCAACTGCTGATCGAACATGGCGCCAAGTAA
- a CDS encoding aldo/keto reductase, protein MTQRKLGSLGLEVSALGLGTMMMPDNEESVRTIHGALDLGVTLFDTADIYGEEFMKGKFGGNERLVGRALKGRRDKAVIATKFGIVSPDLKAHGHPAYVKKSVDASLLALGVDYIDLYYQHRIDPHTPIEETVGAMAELVQVGKIRYIGLSEATAEQIRRAHAVHPLTAVETEYSLWSREVEDEVLPVLRELGIGFVPYSPLGRGFLTGQIRSFDDLPEDDYRRYYPRFQGENFNKNLEVVALIEKFAARKGCTASQLALAWLLAQGDQIVPIPGTKRLDRVRENLGALEVTLSAEELAEIERISPKGAAAGARYPSFLQS, encoded by the coding sequence ATAACACAAAGGAAACTCGGAAGCCTTGGGCTTGAAGTGTCGGCCCTTGGTCTGGGCACGATGATGATGCCGGACAACGAAGAGTCGGTTCGTACCATACACGGCGCGCTGGATCTTGGCGTTACGCTGTTCGATACGGCGGATATTTACGGCGAGGAATTTATGAAGGGAAAGTTCGGCGGCAATGAGCGGCTGGTCGGCCGCGCCTTGAAAGGACGCCGGGACAAGGCCGTAATTGCGACCAAATTTGGCATTGTATCGCCGGATCTGAAAGCACACGGACACCCCGCCTATGTAAAAAAATCGGTAGACGCGAGCCTGCTGGCGCTTGGCGTGGATTATATCGACCTCTATTACCAGCACCGCATCGATCCGCATACGCCGATCGAGGAGACGGTGGGCGCGATGGCGGAGCTGGTCCAGGTCGGCAAAATACGCTATATCGGCCTATCGGAAGCGACCGCCGAGCAAATTCGCCGCGCGCATGCGGTGCACCCGCTTACCGCGGTGGAGACGGAATATTCGCTGTGGAGCCGCGAAGTGGAGGATGAGGTGCTGCCCGTACTGCGTGAACTCGGCATCGGTTTTGTGCCGTACAGCCCGCTTGGCCGCGGGTTCCTGACCGGACAAATCCGCTCCTTCGACGATCTGCCCGAAGATGATTACCGCCGTTATTACCCGAGATTTCAGGGCGAAAACTTCAATAAAAACCTGGAGGTCGTGGCTCTCATCGAAAAGTTTGCCGCCCGCAAAGGATGTACGGCATCTCAACTGGCGCTCGCCTGGCTGCTTGCGCAGGGAGATCAGATCGTGCCGATTCCCGGCACGAAGCGGCTGGACCGGGTCCGGGAAAATCTCGGCGCCCTGGAGGTGACGCTCAGCGCGGAGGAACTGGCGGAAATCGAACGCATTTCGCCGAAAGGAGCCGCGGCGGGAGCGCGTTACCCGTCATTTTTGCAGTCTTGA
- a CDS encoding helix-turn-helix transcriptional regulator, which produces MLDQNGINGNLVSTDLNSTRAKTLGDYLKSRRARLQPEQAGLPKSHGQRRTPGLRREEVAILAGVSATYYTWLEQGREVAVSRDVIESIGKALRLSPDEHMHLLKLWNANEPEAVTKITTEVKPQWKEIVDAMAFPCFISNDRAELLVWNRAVDECIADFSAQPQGQRNMMTLLFTDPEMRKRLINWEEMAAHSVAIFRTSYDKYAHDPWFAQFVAELSRESAEFADLWQLHRVEVKRVTRVFYRGSDENQVFVYDINSLAFTTDHPDLHLCIYTPVSAC; this is translated from the coding sequence ATGCTCGACCAAAACGGGATTAACGGTAATCTCGTAAGCACGGACTTGAACAGCACCCGCGCCAAAACGCTGGGCGATTATTTGAAATCGCGCCGGGCCCGGCTGCAGCCGGAACAGGCGGGTTTGCCAAAATCGCACGGCCAGCGCCGGACGCCGGGCTTGCGGCGTGAAGAGGTTGCGATTTTGGCGGGCGTTAGCGCAACCTATTACACGTGGCTGGAGCAGGGTCGGGAAGTTGCCGTATCCCGGGATGTGATCGAAAGCATCGGCAAGGCGCTTAGGCTGAGCCCGGATGAGCATATGCATTTGCTCAAGCTGTGGAATGCCAACGAGCCCGAAGCGGTGACGAAGATTACGACGGAAGTGAAACCGCAGTGGAAAGAAATTGTAGATGCGATGGCTTTTCCTTGTTTCATCAGCAATGACCGGGCCGAGCTGTTGGTGTGGAACCGGGCGGTCGATGAATGTATAGCGGACTTTTCGGCGCAGCCGCAGGGACAGCGGAATATGATGACCCTGCTGTTCACCGATCCGGAAATGCGAAAGCGCCTGATCAACTGGGAAGAGATGGCGGCGCATTCGGTGGCGATTTTCCGCACTTCCTATGACAAATATGCGCATGACCCGTGGTTTGCACAGTTCGTGGCCGAGCTCTCCAGGGAATCCGCTGAATTTGCGGACCTTTGGCAGCTGCATCGTGTGGAAGTGAAGAGGGTGACCCGGGTTTTTTACCGTGGATCTGACGAAAATCAAGTTTTTGTTTACGATATTAATTCATTAGCGTTTACGACGGATCATCCCGACCTGCACCTTTGCATTTATACCCCGGTGTCAGCCTGTTAA
- a CDS encoding CD3324 family protein translates to MKYTNATKVLPEKLIVEIQKYVQGETLYIPKQTTEYKHWGSLSGGRRRLDRRNAAIRAAFRNGCSIERLADEYYLSTETIKKIVYSHKK, encoded by the coding sequence ATGAAATATACGAATGCAACGAAAGTTTTACCCGAAAAGCTGATCGTGGAGATCCAAAAATATGTCCAAGGGGAAACTCTTTACATCCCCAAGCAGACAACGGAATATAAACATTGGGGCAGTTTAAGCGGCGGAAGACGGAGGCTGGACCGGCGAAATGCCGCCATCAGAGCCGCTTTTAGGAATGGCTGCAGTATCGAACGGCTAGCGGACGAATATTACCTTTCAACAGAAACGATCAAAAAAATTGTTTACTCGCATAAAAAATAA
- a CDS encoding alpha/beta hydrolase fold domain-containing protein — protein MEEKTSRSRHLVDPEIVSAIDLIPTTNLTASTLMESRKNQAQMMRQLDVTQMFPVTLEEKAVPSYFGGPDIRIEIIKPIQPKHPKMPLYYSIHGGGMVLGSPAGDRPGNAALAAQHGFCCVSVYYRLAPEHVQPSQLQDCYSGLKWCIDHAEELGIDTQKVALGGSSAGGGLAAGLALYIRDRKEFEVHHLRLLRPMLDDRTSIGPEHPYAGEFVWTKQSNYFGWKSVLGHEPGLEEVSEYYVPARATSLAGLPPTYINIGTIDLFIDEALLFAKQLVFDGVLTELHVYPGYHHLSPMFPDAHFSREGAESSEYALLKALDLL, from the coding sequence ATGGAAGAGAAAACAAGCAGAAGCAGACATCTGGTTGATCCGGAAATTGTTAGCGCGATTGATTTAATCCCGACAACCAATCTCACTGCATCTACGCTAATGGAGTCGCGAAAGAATCAAGCGCAAATGATGCGGCAACTGGATGTAACGCAGATGTTCCCGGTTACGTTGGAAGAAAAGGCGGTGCCAAGTTATTTTGGCGGTCCGGATATTCGAATAGAAATCATTAAGCCAATCCAGCCAAAGCATCCTAAAATGCCGTTATATTATTCGATTCATGGCGGGGGCATGGTTTTGGGGAGTCCGGCCGGGGATCGTCCGGGGAATGCGGCGCTGGCCGCACAGCATGGTTTTTGCTGCGTATCCGTTTATTATCGATTAGCGCCTGAGCATGTTCAGCCAAGTCAATTGCAGGATTGCTATTCAGGGCTGAAATGGTGTATTGACCATGCGGAGGAATTGGGAATCGATACGCAAAAAGTCGCCCTTGGCGGCAGCAGCGCCGGCGGCGGCTTGGCGGCCGGTCTAGCCTTATACATTCGCGATCGGAAGGAATTCGAGGTCCATCATCTAAGATTATTGCGGCCGATGCTGGATGACCGCACGAGTATTGGGCCGGAGCATCCGTATGCGGGCGAGTTCGTTTGGACCAAACAAAGCAATTATTTTGGCTGGAAATCGGTGTTGGGGCATGAACCGGGTCTGGAGGAGGTAAGCGAGTATTACGTGCCTGCACGGGCCACATCGTTGGCCGGATTACCCCCCACTTATATAAATATAGGCACTATTGATTTATTCATCGATGAGGCCTTGCTTTTTGCAAAACAGCTTGTCTTTGATGGAGTATTAACGGAATTGCATGTCTACCCCGGGTACCATCATTTGTCCCCGATGTTTCCGGATGCGCATTTTTCCAGAGAAGGCGCCGAATCAAGCGAATACGCCTTGCTTAAAGCTCTGGATTTACTTTGA